From one Cyanobacterium stanieri PCC 7202 genomic stretch:
- a CDS encoding transposase, IS605 OrfB family (PFAM: Putative transposase DNA-binding domain; Probable transposase~TIGRFAM: transposase, IS605 OrfB family, central region~COGs: COG0675 Transposase and inactivated derivatives~InterPro IPR001959:IPR010095~KEGG: ana:all5207 transposase~PFAM: transposase IS891/IS1136/IS1341 family; transposase IS605 OrfB~SPTR: Transposase;~TIGRFAM: transposase, IS605 OrfB family), protein MLVIEAKLYGNQPQDQKLDEMIRTASFVRNSCIRYWMDHKGVGQYDLSRLCKELASEFEWAKKLNSMARQASAERAWASIKRFYDNCKNPSLKKKGYPKFKKGRSVEYKTTGWQLSKDGTAINFRDGFKAGWFKMRGGFDLNFYQLNQIKRVRVIRRADGYYCQFCIDQERQEDIKPSGNAIGLDVGLSSFYTDSNGVKVNNPRHLRKSEKQLKRLQRKVSKKKKGSNSRKKAIKKLGRKHLKVSRQRKDWLVKLARCVVSSNDVVAYEKLTVKNMVKNHCLAKSINDASWRTFFDWLEYYGKVMGKVVYGVNPQYTSQECPHCKAIVKKTLSQRTHVCECGCVMDRDEAGAINILAKALRELSRGGQSQTSSLELVNANGHINLCQLSENLIDKLGG, encoded by the coding sequence GTGCTAGTTATCGAAGCTAAATTATACGGAAACCAACCTCAAGACCAAAAATTAGATGAGATGATTCGCACTGCTAGTTTCGTGCGTAATTCTTGTATTCGCTATTGGATGGACCATAAGGGGGTTGGGCAGTATGATTTATCTCGCCTTTGTAAAGAATTAGCTAGTGAGTTTGAATGGGCAAAGAAACTCAATTCTATGGCTCGTCAAGCTAGTGCAGAAAGGGCTTGGGCTTCTATTAAACGGTTTTATGACAACTGTAAAAATCCATCTCTTAAGAAAAAAGGTTATCCTAAATTTAAGAAAGGTCGTTCTGTGGAGTACAAAACGACTGGATGGCAACTTTCTAAAGATGGAACTGCTATTAATTTTCGGGATGGATTTAAAGCAGGGTGGTTTAAAATGCGAGGTGGTTTTGACCTCAATTTCTACCAACTTAATCAAATTAAACGAGTTAGAGTTATTCGTCGTGCTGATGGATACTATTGTCAATTTTGTATTGACCAAGAAAGACAAGAGGATATTAAACCTAGTGGGAATGCTATCGGTTTAGATGTCGGTTTAAGTAGCTTTTATACAGATTCAAACGGTGTTAAAGTTAATAATCCAAGACATTTAAGAAAGTCTGAAAAGCAATTAAAAAGATTGCAAAGAAAAGTTAGCAAAAAGAAAAAAGGTAGTAATTCTCGTAAAAAAGCGATTAAGAAGTTAGGTAGAAAACACTTAAAAGTATCAAGGCAACGTAAAGACTGGCTTGTCAAATTAGCTCGGTGCGTGGTGTCATCTAACGATGTCGTAGCTTATGAGAAATTAACTGTTAAAAATATGGTCAAAAACCATTGTTTAGCTAAGAGTATAAATGATGCTTCTTGGAGAACTTTCTTTGATTGGTTAGAATACTATGGTAAAGTGATGGGCAAAGTTGTCTATGGTGTAAATCCACAATATACGAGTCAAGAATGTCCTCATTGTAAAGCCATAGTTAAGAAAACTCTATCTCAAAGAACCCATGTTTGCGAATGTGGTTGTGTAATGGATAGAGACGAAGCGGGGGCAATTAATATCTTAGCTAAAGCATTGAGAGAATTAAGTAGGGGTGGGCAATCCCAAACTTCCAGTCTGGAACTGGTAAACGCTAATGGACACATTAACCTCTGTCAACTGAGTGAAAACTTGATTGATAAGTTGGGTGGTTGA